The Streptomyces sp. NBC_00102 genome segment CGAGCACCTCCCTGGCGAGCTGTCGGTAGGCGGCGGCGCCGACCGAGTTGGAGGCGTACGTGGTGATGGGCTCACCGGCGACCGTGGTCTCCGGGAAGCGCACCGTGCGCCCGATGACCGTGTGGTACACGTGGTCGTCGAAGGCCTCCACCACACGGGCGAGGACCTCGCGGCTGTGCACCGTACGGGAGTCGTACATCGTGGCGAGGATGCCGTCGAGCTCCAGGTCGGGGTTGAGCCGTTCCTGGACCTTCTCGATGGTCTCCGTGAGCAGGGCCACACCGCGCAGTGCGAAGAACTCGCACTCCAGCGGCACGATCACCTTGTGAGCGGCCGTCAGGGCGTTCACCGTGAGCAGGCCGAGCGAGGGCTGACAGTCGATCACGATGTAGTCGTAGTCGGCCATCAGCGGCTTGAGCGCGCGCTGCAGGGTCGACTCGCGGGCCACCTCGCTGACGAGCTGCACCTCGGCGGCGGACAGGTCGATGTTGCTGGGCAGCAGGTCCATGTTGGGGACCGCCGTCTTCAGCAGAACCTCGTCGGCCGCCATGCCCCGCTCCATGAGCAGGTTGTAGACGGTGAGGTCCAGCTCCATCGGGTTGACGCCGAGGCCGACCGAGAGGGCGCCCTGCGGGTCGAAGTCGACGAGCAGGACACGTCGTCCGTACTCGGCGAGCGCTGCACCCAGGTTGATGGTCGAGGTGGTCTTGCCCACCCCGCCCTTCTGGTTGCACATCGCGATGATCTTGGCGGGACCGTGCTCGGTCAGGGGTCCCGGAATCGGGAAGTAGGGCAACGGGCGCCCGGTCGGGCCGATCCGCTCACGGCGCTGTCGCGCCGCGTCGGGGGCGAGTGTGGCCGCGTACTCCGGATCGGGTTCGTACTCGGCGTCGGGGTCGTAGAAGTGCCCCTCGGGCATCTCGGCGAAGTCGGCGAGGTGGGCGGTGTCGCGGCCACTCTCGTTGCCGGCCATGGCGTTCACGTGTAGGCCGTCCATCATCTGGGGGGGCGTCGTCATGTGCTGGTGGGTCGCGAAGGTGCGGACCGCGACGGAGCCGACAGCTTCGAGCCCGTTCGGGCCCTGACCCCGTGCAGGCATCCCTGGTTGACCACCCCCGGGAGTAAATGTCGACTCATTCACAAGTCGTCTTACCTCCTTGGATGTGACCAGGAAACTTATCGATAGGTCAGCGTGGCACCATGCCGACGATGGGCGACTCTATGGCGTGTCACCGCTCCGCAGCAACACAATCCGCCGGACCCGGCCCGATGTGTCTGCAATCGAACACCCCTCTGTCAAGGGTGCACGGGGAGCGAGGCGCGCTTTTCGCGAGGGAACGAACCAACTGAATCCGGACTTTTAGCGCGAGTTGCACTTGGGCCCCGGAGCCCCGGCGCACGTCCGGCCGGACCTTGTCGCGCAAGGTCCGGCCGGAGGTGCGGGATTGACGGGGCGCCGGGCGGAACGGGCCCCGCCCGTCAGCCGAGGAGCGTGTTCAGCTCGACGTGCGGGAGGTCGTGCGCCTCGGCGACTTCGCGGTAAACGACTTGCCCGTCATGGGTGTTGAGGCCCTTGGCCAGGGCCGCGTCACGGCGCAGCGCCTCGGCCCAGCCCCGGTTCGCCAGCTCGACGATGTACGGGAGCGTGGCGTTGGTGAGGGCGTAGGTGGAGGTGTTCGGAACCGCGCCGGGCATGTTCGCGACGCAGTAGAACACCGAATCGTGGACCGTGAAGGTCGGTTCGGCGTGGGTGGTCGGGTGCGAGTCCTCGAAGCAGCCGCCCTGATCGATCGCAATGTCGACAAGAACACTTCCCGGCTTCATCTTGGCGACCAGTTCGTTGGTGACCAGCTTCGGGGCCTTCGCGCCCGGGACGAGGACGGCGCCGACGACCAGGTCGGCCTCGACGACCGCCCTCTCCAGTTCGAAGGCGTTGGAGACCACGGTCTGCACCCGGGTGCCGAAGACCCTGTCGGCCTCGCGCAGCTTGTTGACGTCCTTGTCGAGCAGGGTGACATGGAAGCCGAGCCCCACCGCGATCTGCGCGGCGTTCCAGCCGGAGACGCCGCCGCCGATGACGACCGCCCTGGCCGCGGCGGTACCGGGGACGCCGCCGGGCAGCACGCCCCGGCCGCCCGCGGAACGCATCAGGTGGTACGCGCCGACCTGCGGGGCCAGCCGGCCCGCGACCTCGGACATGGGGGCCAGCAGCGGCAGCGCGCGGTTCGCGGTCTCGACCGTCTCGTACGCGATGGCGGTGGTACCGGACTGCAGCAGCGCGTCGGTGCACTCGCGGGAGGCCGCGAGGTGGAGGTAGGTGAAGAGGGTCTGGCCCTTGCGCAGGCGGTGGTACTCCTCGGCGACCGGCTCCTTGACCTTGAGCAGCAGGTCGGCGGCGGCCCAGACCTCGTCGGCGGTGGGCAGGACGCGCGCGCCGGCGGCGGCGTACTCCTCGTCCGGGATGGACGATCCCGCACCGGCGTTCCGTTCGACGACGACCTCGTGGCCGTGACGGACGAGTTCGTGCACTCCGGCGGGCGTGATCGCCACTCGGAACTCGTTGTTCTTGACTTCGCGGGGGATGCCGACCTTCACG includes the following:
- a CDS encoding ParA family protein → MPARGQGPNGLEAVGSVAVRTFATHQHMTTPPQMMDGLHVNAMAGNESGRDTAHLADFAEMPEGHFYDPDAEYEPDPEYAATLAPDAARQRRERIGPTGRPLPYFPIPGPLTEHGPAKIIAMCNQKGGVGKTTSTINLGAALAEYGRRVLLVDFDPQGALSVGLGVNPMELDLTVYNLLMERGMAADEVLLKTAVPNMDLLPSNIDLSAAEVQLVSEVARESTLQRALKPLMADYDYIVIDCQPSLGLLTVNALTAAHKVIVPLECEFFALRGVALLTETIEKVQERLNPDLELDGILATMYDSRTVHSREVLARVVEAFDDHVYHTVIGRTVRFPETTVAGEPITTYASNSVGAAAYRQLAREVLARCHAE
- the ald gene encoding alanine dehydrogenase → MKVGIPREVKNNEFRVAITPAGVHELVRHGHEVVVERNAGAGSSIPDEEYAAAGARVLPTADEVWAAADLLLKVKEPVAEEYHRLRKGQTLFTYLHLAASRECTDALLQSGTTAIAYETVETANRALPLLAPMSEVAGRLAPQVGAYHLMRSAGGRGVLPGGVPGTAAARAVVIGGGVSGWNAAQIAVGLGFHVTLLDKDVNKLREADRVFGTRVQTVVSNAFELERAVVEADLVVGAVLVPGAKAPKLVTNELVAKMKPGSVLVDIAIDQGGCFEDSHPTTHAEPTFTVHDSVFYCVANMPGAVPNTSTYALTNATLPYIVELANRGWAEALRRDAALAKGLNTHDGQVVYREVAEAHDLPHVELNTLLG